The sequence below is a genomic window from Oscillospiraceae bacterium.
AGAGGCGTTTTTTATGGTGAGCGAGAAAGTAACCGTAATCAACAAGCAGGGCTTCCACATGCGCCCGGCCAGCAGCTTCGTCCAGGCCATGGCCAAGTACGCCGGCACCGACATCAACATCGTCTTCAACGGCAAGGACATCGACGGCAAGAGCATCATGAACGTGATGGCCGCCTGCATGAAATGCGGCGCGGAGATCGAGATCCAGTGCACCGGCCCCGACGAGGCCGCCATGCTGGCCGAGGCCGCCGGGCTGGTCAAGTCCGGCCTGGGCGACGAAATCTAACACCCAAATGCCTCCCCTATAGGGGGAGGCGGAGGGGTCGCGCCAGACCCCCGGCCCCCCGTAAGGGGGCCTGTGAGGAGGTAATGTTATGTACAACGGCATCGGCGCATCCGCCGGTATCGGCATCGGCCGGGCGGTCCTGGTCAGGCTCCCCGACCTGGACTACTCCCACGTGGCGTTCCAGGGGGCGGAGGCGGAAAAGGCCCGCCTGTCGGCGGCGGCCGCCGCCTTCACCGAAAGAACCGCCGCCATGGCCGAGGCCATGAAGGAGCGGGTGGGCGAAAAGCAGGCGGAGATCCTCCTGGGCCAGATCATGATGCTGGGCGACCCCTTCATGACCAGCCAGATGAACGACTTCATCGACCAGGGCGCCTGCGCCGAGGGGGCGCTGGACGCGGTGTGCGGCATGTACATCGACATGTTCTCCTCCGTGGAGGACGAGCTCACCCGCCAGCGGGCCACCGACGTGCGGGACCTGCGGGACCGGATGCTGGCCCAGCTGCTGGGCCAGGCGGAGCTGGACCTCTCCGCCCTCCCCCCCTCCGCCGTGCTGGTGGCCCGGGATCTGACCCCCTCCATGACCGCGGGGCTCAAAAAGGGCGCCGTGGCGGGCATCGTCACCGAGGTGGGCGGCACCACCTCCCACTCCGCCATCCTGGCCCGGGCCATGGAGCTGCCCGCCGTGCTCAGCGTGGAGAACGCCACCGCCCTGATCAAAGCGGGCGACACCGTGGTGGTGGACGGCGGGGAGGGGCAGGTGCTCGTCTCCCCCGGCGAGGACATTTTGCGGGACTACCGTGCCCGCAGGGAGGCCCTGCTGGCCCAGCGGGCCGATCTGGACCTTTACCGGGGCAGGCCCACCCGCACCGCCGACGGCCGCGCCGTGCGGCTGTGCGGCAACATCGGCTCGGCCAAGGACGCACGGGCCGTCATGGAGGCCACCGGCGA
It includes:
- the ptsI gene encoding phosphoenolpyruvate-protein phosphotransferase; translation: MYNGIGASAGIGIGRAVLVRLPDLDYSHVAFQGAEAEKARLSAAAAAFTERTAAMAEAMKERVGEKQAEILLGQIMMLGDPFMTSQMNDFIDQGACAEGALDAVCGMYIDMFSSVEDELTRQRATDVRDLRDRMLAQLLGQAELDLSALPPSAVLVARDLTPSMTAGLKKGAVAGIVTEVGGTTSHSAILARAMELPAVLSVENATALIKAGDTVVVDGGEGQVLVSPGEDILRDYRARREALLAQRADLDLYRGRPTRTADGRAVRLCGNIGSAKDARAVMEATGEGVGLFRTEFLFMDRASLPDEEEQFQAYRAAAEALEGRELIIRTLDVGGDKDIPYLGLEREENPFLGYRAIRYCLGRQDVFAAQLRALLRASAYGDIKIMLPLVTCADELRQAKALLTRLKGDLDAEGLPYNREIRVGVMIETPAASLIADLLAREADFFSIGTNDLTQYTMAADRGNAKVSYLGSPYNPAVLRSIRHIIRCGHEAGIPVGMCGEAAADPLMLPLLLSFGLDEFSVGASAILPTRKLLSKWSAEEAGRLTAEVMELSSADGIRAYLKANVHQ